In Cotesia glomerata isolate CgM1 linkage group LG1, MPM_Cglom_v2.3, whole genome shotgun sequence, one genomic interval encodes:
- the LOC123263441 gene encoding E3 ubiquitin-protein ligase complex SLX5-SLX8 subunit SLX8-like — protein sequence MSESTKTSSTTTTKTVLTAGRRRKRAQQTTTNSRSPSPDTYIDLTVDSPVLPRQRKQSSTNKSQPTRNNIEILDNTIIIDDTDTSPASRPPRPVRQKRTNRSASSSGSSVGGSSATVTTSGTENVTATGSSTDIASTAPDVIELKDHDAVKNGVEKSKTKSEEPASAVLCPICFEELLNTSLKAMSTKCGHIFCENCILSFLTSGKKCPVCMAPVTRKGCIRLHL from the exons ATGTCTGAATCAACAAAAACATCGTCAACAACGACAACAAAGACAGTATTAACAGCTGGTCGTCGTCGTAAACGAGCTCAACAAACTACCACTAATTCCCGATCACCATCTCCAGATACCTACATAGATCTGACAGTAGATTCACCAGTATTACCAAGACAACGTAAACAATCTTCAACCAACAAATCTCAACCTACCAGAAATAACATTGAAATTCTAgacaatacaataataattgatgatacAGATACATCACCAGCAAG ccgTCCACCTAGACCAGTTAGACAGAAAAGAACAAACCGAAGTGCTAGTAGTTCTGGATCATCAGTTGGTGGTTCTTCTGCGACTGTTACTACTTCTGGTACTGAAAATGTTACCGCAACTGGTTCTTCAACTGACATTGCCTCTACTGCACCTGATGTCATTGAACTCAAAGACCACGATGCTGTAAAAAATGGAGTTGAAAAAAGTAAGACAAAATCTGAGGAACCAGCTTCTGCTGTATTGTGCCCAATATGTTTTGAGGAATTATTGAATACATCCTTAAAGGCTATGTCAACTAAATGCGGTCATATATTCTgtgaaaattgtattttaagtTTTCTTACTTCGGGAAAAAAATGTCCAGTATGTATGGCTCCGGTTACTCGAAAAGGCTGTATACGTCTTCAtctttaa